The sequence below is a genomic window from Sphingobacterium sp. ML3W.
CAACGAAGATGCTCGTGTAGTAGGCTTTCTAAAATAATAATCGCCCATATAATTGATGTTGATACTGAGATCCACATTCCGATAAGAAAAAGTATTGATCCAGTTACCGAAGACTTGAGGTTTAGAGGAACCAAAAAACCGTATTCCAGCACTATTTTCACCATTTTTAATCACATCATTCCGAATAGCTACATAATCCGTACTCGCAACTCCGTTCAAATTTCCTTGTGCTTTACCTTGAGTATCCAATCCCATCCAGGTATAGGCGGCTAAAGCATGTAAAGGCTTCCCTACAAATGGATTTTTCCTATTCCCATCTCCGATAAAGGTATTGATATTGCTTATGGTATTTAAATAGTATGCGGTTGTTTTATTCCGGTTTAGACTCAAGATTGTTCTCGTTTTCCATTTGAATGCCGAATTGATAATTAAAGCATTCAAATTCACATCCAGCCCTCTCCCCTGCATACTGGCCACATTTTTGGTAATTGTAAATCCCTTGCCCCAATTGGTATAATCGTATTCAGCAGGACCATATAGATCCTGACCATCCTTGATGTAATAATCCAGCGCTCCAGTCAACCTCCCTTTCCAAAGCGAAAAATCCATTCCAAAGTTCAGCGTACTCACCTGCTCCCAACGCAAAGAAGGATCATTGAGCGCATTCAGGTTTAAAGCCGGCAAATTCGTATACATAGCCGTTAGTGTGCCAGCGATAGGGTCTGGCGTTTTCCGAATATCCACATTGCCACTATAACCGAATGTCGCACGTATACGCCAAGAATCCATCCAATCGTATTTCAAAAAGCTTTCCTTGCTCGCCAACCATGCCCCGCCAACGGACCATAAGGGCGACCACTTTTCATTGGTATTTGCCCCAAAGATATTGGCGCCATCGCGGCGCATGCTGCCCGAGATACTGTATTTTTCTTTCCATATTGCACTCCAATTGGTGTAAAGAGAAACAAATCGATTGCTTTCCGTAAATGCAGTTGGACTTCCTGAAATATTCATCGGATAATTCACTGGTACTGAAGGAAATGCATTGACATAATCCACAGGCACACTCGTGGCTGGCAACTTATTGTAGCCAAACATCGAGTAAGATGAATAATCATTATCAAAAGTCCTACGTTCTGCACCCATCATCCCGATGATGTGATAATCTTTAATCTTCTTGTTAAAATTCAACTGCGCACGAAATGTCTTGGACGTACTTGAATTTAAACTGTTGTTTTTTATTCCACCCAACGGCACATTGTATTTCGTTGTATTGGTCGATGCATCGTACACACTAAAAGAATTGATCATAGATCGCGCAGCATAACTGTCCAACGTATTCAGCTGTATGCGCTCTTCCTGCTGATTGGCTAATTGAAAAGCCACACTAGCATCCAAGAAACTGAACAGTTGATAATTTAGGTTCACACTCGAATTATATTCCCTGATGTTCGTGGTATTTGTAGCCTGTTTATATTCCGACAATGGATAATAGCCCCAGTCCAGATAACCCTTAGGGTATGCGCTATCCATATACGATTTTTTATAACTATTATCAAAAGCCAATTCCCTACCTTGATTATCTAAAAATTGCATATAGGGGACGGTTTTAGTACCATAAGTCAAGCTATTATATCCTGGCAACCCTGCTGTATTTTTTTGATTGGTAAACAAGACATTGATATCTAACTGCAACTTATCGGTAGGCTTATAGCTGTTGGATAGACTGATGTTCAGTTTATCGCTATGCGCATCATTGAGCGTACGGTTGCGGTTATGCCCGACTCCAAAACTATAGGCATTCCGACCACCGCCACCCCGCACATTCAAACTATGCTGGTCGCTGTAACTGCGATGGTAAAAGCGGTCCATGTAATTTTGCACCCCATCTTGCACTAACATCTGATTCATCATGTTCGTCGAGTCTAATGCAGAGATAAAACCTCGTTTTCTTTGGTCAAAAAGATCAATAGCAGGAGTCATGGGATAGTAGGGCACATTGTCTAAATAGGGACTATAATAACCTTGATCAAACAGCATCTTTTCAATACCGATAAACTCACGATTGGACAGACGATATAGTTTGCCTAAATCTGGATTCTGTGGCAACAGCAGCGTACTGCTAAAAGAGACTTTTGGCTGCGATTGGTAAAACGCTCCTTTTTTCGAGCTGATGACGATGACACCATTCCCTGCTCGGGCACCCCAAATAGCGGCGGCAGCAGCATCTTTGAGTACAGTGACATTGTCAATGCTGCTGGGGTCAATATTTTCGATGTTACCATCATAGATAAACCCATCCAAAACAATCAAAGGGTCGCGCTGCCCATTGATGGTACTGAGGCCTCGAACAGATAGGTTCAACTTTTGCAAAGATCCGTCATTTGCGGGCCTATTGTCAAATCGGATTGCCGGTGTGATATTTTTCAACCGATCCAGGATATTACCCCCAGTCTGCTGGTTTAACATTTCATTAGAAATGACATCTACCGAACCCGTTATTTCATTGGCTTTCAATCTCTGGTAACCGGTCTGAACAATGACATCTTCCAATACATTGACCTTTCTATCCAAATAGATATTTGCTCCATTTACGAACTTCCCAACAGGTTCATTCTTATTCCAATAGCCAATAGAGCTAAACAGCAATGTATCTGTTAGCGCGTAGACTCCAATAGAAAATGTACCCTTTTGACCTGATTTTGTTGTACCACTTGGATAACGAATAGTCACATTTGCCAAAGGTTTGCGGTCTTCATTGGAGTACACCGTTCCCCGTACTGTGATAAACTTATTTCCCTGTGCTTGAACTTTAATCTGGAAAAAACTTAGGAATAAACTGGAAATAATAGCTATTATCCATTTTCTGTTAATATGAATCATATCATTTACAATTTAGCTTTGTAATATTCAGACATGTGTACCATCCCATTATTAAGTATTAGCGTATAATGTAATAATTGACTGGGCTGAAATAATGTGGTAAAGAACTCATCTTCCATTATAATTGGGGTATCCATCACATCGCCATATTCTTTTTCGAAACAATCCATCATCGCTTTTAGCTGCTTTTGGGTATCCTTACTTTTTTTACTGTGCACCACAAAAGACGCAAATTGGTCGGATGAAATGAGGCATATCTCGTAGAGTTTACGTAAGTCGGAATAAGAATTGGGATATGAAGCATCCCAAAAGAAAAAATAAAGTGTCTTGCCTTTGTACTCCGAAAGCTGATGCTCTTCTTGAGGTTTACCATTTAAGTACGAAAACTTAAAACGATGATTCCAAGCTTCTTCTGGTAAAAACTCATCTTTCTTTAAACCTAATTTAGTCTCTACTGACGTCGTGTTTTTATCTTGAGCAACGACTTCTTGAAAGGAAAGACACGCAATCAGTAAAAAGAAAGCCAGCAATTTGTGCCATAAGCATGCTGCACCAGCATTTCTGTTGTTATATTTATATGTTTTCATAATAGTATCGGTTAATTGATTTTTTTAAAATAAGGGTATTCGATTACCTTTTTAACAGATTTTAAGTGTAGACCTTTACTTGTTAAAAAAGACAGTTTTTGGGATAGAGAAAAATTGATAAAGCCTTTGGGAAGTAAAAGATTAAATTTGGTTCTATTTTCTTCGTTGAAAACGACTGGCCTGTCCAGATAAGGAAATAATAGATTTAAAAATTGGAACAGGACTATATTATTCAATTGCATTTCATCTTCACTCAATTCTTTTACTCTAAACGGCATTCCACCCTTTGATTCCAACTTGG
It includes:
- a CDS encoding SusC/RagA family TonB-linked outer membrane protein; translation: MIHINRKWIIAIISSLFLSFFQIKVQAQGNKFITVRGTVYSNEDRKPLANVTIRYPSGTTKSGQKGTFSIGVYALTDTLLFSSIGYWNKNEPVGKFVNGANIYLDRKVNVLEDVIVQTGYQRLKANEITGSVDVISNEMLNQQTGGNILDRLKNITPAIRFDNRPANDGSLQKLNLSVRGLSTINGQRDPLIVLDGFIYDGNIENIDPSSIDNVTVLKDAAAAAIWGARAGNGVIVISSKKGAFYQSQPKVSFSSTLLLPQNPDLGKLYRLSNREFIGIEKMLFDQGYYSPYLDNVPYYPMTPAIDLFDQRKRGFISALDSTNMMNQMLVQDGVQNYMDRFYHRSYSDQHSLNVRGGGGRNAYSFGVGHNRNRTLNDAHSDKLNISLSNSYKPTDKLQLDINVLFTNQKNTAGLPGYNSLTYGTKTVPYMQFLDNQGRELAFDNSYKKSYMDSAYPKGYLDWGYYPLSEYKQATNTTNIREYNSSVNLNYQLFSFLDASVAFQLANQQEERIQLNTLDSYAARSMINSFSVYDASTNTTKYNVPLGGIKNNSLNSSTSKTFRAQLNFNKKIKDYHIIGMMGAERRTFDNDYSSYSMFGYNKLPATSVPVDYVNAFPSVPVNYPMNISGSPTAFTESNRFVSLYTNWSAIWKEKYSISGSMRRDGANIFGANTNEKWSPLWSVGGAWLASKESFLKYDWMDSWRIRATFGYSGNVDIRKTPDPIAGTLTAMYTNLPALNLNALNDPSLRWEQVSTLNFGMDFSLWKGRLTGALDYYIKDGQDLYGPAEYDYTNWGKGFTITKNVASMQGRGLDVNLNALIINSAFKWKTRTILSLNRNKTTAYYLNTISNINTFIGDGNRKNPFVGKPLHALAAYTWMGLDTQGKAQGNLNGVASTDYVAIRNDVIKNGENSAGIRFFGSSKPQVFGNWINTFSYRNVDLSININYMGDYYFRKPTTRASSLFSSGSAYPDYERRWKVPGDELQTNVPAMGYPTSSDAAPFYANADFNILRADHLRLAYISASWNKKWNLGSRSLNTRLFLNASNLGVIWTKNKENIDPEYPYQLGPARTYSIGIQVDY